From Azospirillum sp. TSA2s, a single genomic window includes:
- a CDS encoding GlxA family transcriptional regulator — MKCIEQQSDGSKVDTIGFLLVPDFSMIAFTAAVEPLRLANHISGKELYRWVLLSPTGGVERASNGIRICVDHAIADAPQLSTVMVCSGIGGHWYEDRAVFSWMRRSAAQGIAFGALCTASHILARAGLMNGYRCTIHWENMAGFAETFPEIEATGELFTIDRNRFTCAGGTAATDMMLHLIAARHGEKLAMDIAEQLLHTKIRAGSIRQQEELHVNPVLDHEDLNAAVAVMQANIEEPLDLLTLAAELGQSRRNLERLFRKYMNCSPAKYYLGLRMKRARQLLCQTRMSVMEVSISCGFISATHFSKCYRDHFGIAPRSDRQSQRHSPLAAAHEFAGLT; from the coding sequence ATGAAGTGCATTGAACAGCAGTCCGACGGTTCCAAGGTCGATACGATCGGCTTTCTCCTGGTTCCCGATTTCTCCATGATCGCCTTCACCGCGGCGGTGGAGCCTCTCCGCCTTGCCAACCACATCAGCGGCAAGGAGCTGTATCGCTGGGTGCTGCTCTCCCCGACCGGCGGTGTCGAGCGGGCCAGCAACGGCATCCGGATCTGCGTCGACCACGCCATCGCCGACGCCCCACAGCTGTCCACCGTGATGGTGTGCAGCGGCATCGGAGGCCACTGGTATGAGGATCGGGCGGTGTTCTCTTGGATGCGGCGTTCGGCCGCCCAGGGGATCGCCTTCGGCGCCCTGTGCACGGCCAGCCATATCCTGGCCCGGGCCGGCCTGATGAACGGCTACCGCTGCACCATCCATTGGGAGAACATGGCCGGCTTCGCCGAGACCTTCCCGGAAATCGAGGCGACGGGGGAGCTGTTCACCATCGACCGCAACCGCTTCACCTGCGCGGGCGGCACCGCAGCCACCGACATGATGCTGCACCTGATCGCCGCCCGGCATGGCGAGAAGCTGGCGATGGACATCGCCGAGCAGCTTCTCCACACCAAGATCCGGGCCGGCAGCATCCGCCAGCAGGAAGAACTACATGTCAATCCGGTGCTGGATCACGAAGATCTCAACGCCGCCGTGGCGGTGATGCAGGCCAACATCGAGGAACCGCTGGACCTGCTGACGCTCGCCGCGGAGCTGGGCCAGTCCCGCCGGAATCTGGAGCGGCTGTTCCGCAAATACATGAACTGCTCGCCGGCGAAATACTATCTCGGCCTCCGGATGAAGCGGGCGCGGCAGCTGCTGTGCCAGACCCGGATGTCGGTGATGGAGGTGTCGATCAGCTGCGGCTTCATTTCCGCCACCCACTTCAGCAAATGCTACCGCGATCACTTCGGCATCGCCCCGCGCAGCGACCGCCAGAGCCAGCGGCACAGCCCGCTTGCCGCCGCGCACGAGTTCGCCGGCCTGACCTGA
- a CDS encoding LysR substrate-binding domain-containing protein: protein MKSMNFAQLRAFHAVATEGGFTKAARLLNVTQPTCSQEVKALEETYGVTLFDRSNRQVALTEVGTALFAVTRRLFAAEQEAMELLAGVRHLDGGTLAVGADGPFHAVPLIARFTRAHPGPTVTLAVGNSRSMLEGLMETRIDVAVLADVPGDSRLYVLPLRRDPVRALVPKAHPLARRRAVALTDLATERLVLREPGSMTRRLIERALAAAEVTPAAVIEIQSREAVVEAVAAGLGIGFTSAAEFTGDGRLVLLPIAGAEVEMDEYVVCLRERRRLAVVRAFLDLAREVAADAGGFSGAAMPGSAPATPATAGHAAPAPRRR, encoded by the coding sequence ATGAAATCAATGAACTTCGCCCAGCTTCGCGCTTTCCACGCGGTGGCGACGGAGGGGGGATTCACCAAGGCGGCACGTCTGCTGAACGTGACGCAGCCGACCTGTTCGCAGGAGGTGAAGGCGCTTGAGGAGACCTATGGCGTCACCCTGTTCGACCGCAGCAACCGTCAGGTGGCGCTGACCGAGGTCGGAACGGCGCTGTTCGCCGTCACCCGCCGCCTGTTCGCGGCGGAGCAGGAGGCGATGGAACTGCTGGCCGGGGTGCGGCATCTGGATGGCGGCACGCTGGCGGTGGGAGCGGACGGGCCGTTCCATGCGGTGCCGCTGATCGCCCGCTTCACCCGTGCCCATCCGGGGCCGACGGTGACGCTGGCGGTCGGCAATTCCCGCAGCATGCTGGAAGGGCTGATGGAAACGCGCATCGATGTGGCGGTGCTGGCTGACGTGCCGGGGGATTCGCGGCTATATGTGCTGCCCCTGCGGCGCGATCCGGTGCGGGCGCTGGTGCCGAAGGCGCATCCGCTGGCGCGGCGCCGGGCGGTGGCGCTGACCGACTTGGCAACGGAGCGGCTGGTGCTGCGGGAACCGGGATCGATGACCCGCCGGCTGATCGAACGGGCGCTGGCGGCGGCGGAGGTCACGCCCGCCGCCGTCATCGAGATTCAGAGTCGCGAGGCGGTGGTGGAGGCGGTGGCGGCGGGGCTTGGCATCGGCTTCACCTCCGCTGCCGAATTCACCGGCGACGGCCGGCTGGTCCTGCTGCCGATCGCCGGTGCCGAGGTCGAGATGGACGAATATGTGGTCTGCCTGCGCGAACGCCGCCGGCTGGCGGTGGTGCGGGCTTTCCTGGATCTGGCGCGGGAGGTCGCGGCCGACGCCGGCGGGTTCAGCGGCGCCGCCATGCCTGGGTCCGCGCCTGCAACGCCCGCGACAGCAGGGCATGCAGCGCCCGCACCGCGGCGGAGGTGA
- a CDS encoding transposase, producing the protein MNETALTLRAFNDLFPDEDAARAWFERARWPDGPTCYHCGTIGDAAYMPKTKFWHCKACKGQFSVTAGTPMHRTHLPLLT; encoded by the coding sequence ATGAACGAAACGGCCCTCACGCTCCGCGCTTTCAATGACCTGTTCCCGGACGAGGACGCCGCGCGGGCGTGGTTCGAGCGTGCCCGCTGGCCGGACGGTCCGACCTGCTATCACTGCGGCACTATCGGCGACGCCGCGTACATGCCCAAGACCAAGTTCTGGCACTGCAAGGCGTGCAAGGGCCAGTTCTCGGTTACGGCGGGCACGCCGATGCACCGTACGCATCTGCCGCTGCTCACCTGA
- a CDS encoding FAD-binding oxidoreductase yields the protein MTAGSVIDRSEIVVVGAGVLGLAVAWALGQELGPAARSVLVVDRHPPATQATARAAALLTRARGDAATAALVRDTYAAITSLEEELDEDLGLRRVGTLHVATSPARVEALRTLVADSTDPADWLDGDGAARLAPCLSAEAVERAAFMPLDGFIDPVRLADAYRRSARRAGVRIMIGPSVQAIRVEGGRVVGIDTDHGVISAPTVVNAAGAWAAGLAWTAGVGLPQAPVRSQYWITSQHPDLFPRDLPALVMPDAGAYARPELGALLFGLRGRRSLAFDPARLPADTAGLDLADADGGWETLEEGWQALARLCPPLLQAGIAHYVSGLSTYTADGRFVLGPVLEVPGLFMATGCCGAGIAASGGIGRAVAASVLAKPGSVDLSPFAPGRFGGVDPFSPALHDACAAARTGKITG from the coding sequence GTGACGGCCGGTTCTGTCATCGACCGCTCGGAAATCGTGGTGGTCGGCGCCGGCGTCCTGGGGCTGGCGGTCGCCTGGGCGCTGGGGCAAGAACTGGGTCCTGCCGCCCGGTCGGTTCTGGTGGTCGATCGTCATCCGCCGGCGACCCAGGCGACGGCGCGGGCCGCCGCCCTGCTGACACGCGCCCGCGGCGATGCGGCGACGGCGGCATTGGTGCGGGACACCTATGCCGCCATCACGAGCCTGGAAGAGGAACTGGACGAGGATCTCGGGCTGCGGCGGGTCGGCACCCTGCATGTGGCTACCAGCCCTGCGCGTGTCGAGGCCCTGCGCACCCTCGTCGCCGACAGCACCGACCCGGCCGACTGGCTGGACGGCGACGGCGCCGCCCGCCTCGCGCCCTGCCTGTCGGCGGAGGCCGTTGAACGCGCCGCCTTCATGCCGCTGGACGGCTTCATCGATCCGGTCCGGCTGGCCGATGCCTACCGCCGGTCGGCCCGCCGCGCCGGCGTGCGGATCATGATCGGCCCGTCGGTCCAGGCGATCCGGGTGGAGGGTGGACGGGTGGTGGGCATCGACACCGACCATGGCGTCATCTCGGCCCCGACGGTGGTCAATGCCGCGGGCGCCTGGGCGGCCGGGCTGGCCTGGACCGCCGGAGTGGGGCTGCCGCAGGCGCCGGTGCGCAGCCAATATTGGATCACCAGCCAGCACCCCGACCTGTTCCCCCGCGATCTTCCCGCCCTGGTCATGCCCGATGCCGGCGCCTATGCCCGGCCGGAACTGGGCGCTCTGCTGTTCGGGTTGCGCGGACGGCGGTCGTTGGCCTTCGATCCGGCCCGGCTTCCCGCCGACACGGCCGGACTGGACCTTGCCGACGCCGACGGCGGCTGGGAGACGCTGGAGGAGGGCTGGCAGGCGCTGGCGCGACTCTGTCCACCACTGCTGCAAGCCGGCATCGCCCACTATGTTTCCGGCCTGTCCACCTACACCGCCGATGGCCGGTTCGTGCTGGGGCCGGTCCTGGAGGTGCCGGGGCTCTTCATGGCCACCGGCTGTTGCGGCGCCGGCATCGCCGCGTCGGGCGGCATCGGCCGGGCCGTGGCGGCATCCGTCCTGGCCAAGCCGGGGTCGGTGGACCTGTCCCCCTTCGCGCCCGGCCGTTTCGGCGGGGTCGACCCCTTTTCACCGGCGCTGCACGACGCCTGCGCCGCCGCACGCACCGGCAAGATCACCGGCTGA
- a CDS encoding dihydroneopterin aldolase has protein sequence MLETILSAQCARGAATADARLPSIPAGLYELFLENVVLPCRIGVFDYERSAPQRVRIDLLLQVRQDGAQFSDDIGDVLSYDDLLSGLKRILMDEHTNLVEMLAEKIARMCLAHEQVQSARVSVAKLDIYDGVAVPGIRLERTRDQMPGSSLPASHRLMVMADRLADRRI, from the coding sequence ATGCTCGAAACGATCCTTTCCGCCCAATGCGCGCGCGGCGCGGCCACGGCCGACGCCCGGCTGCCCTCCATCCCGGCTGGCCTCTACGAGTTGTTTTTGGAGAATGTCGTCCTGCCCTGCCGGATCGGCGTCTTCGATTACGAGCGCAGCGCGCCTCAGCGGGTGCGCATCGATCTTCTGCTGCAGGTGCGCCAGGACGGAGCCCAGTTCTCCGACGATATCGGCGATGTGCTGTCCTACGATGATCTGTTGTCCGGGTTGAAACGGATCCTGATGGACGAGCACACCAATCTGGTCGAGATGCTGGCGGAGAAGATCGCCCGCATGTGTCTGGCCCACGAACAGGTGCAGTCGGCCCGCGTGTCGGTGGCGAAGCTGGACATTTACGACGGGGTCGCGGTTCCGGGCATCAGGCTGGAGCGGACGCGCGACCAGATGCCGGGTTCGTCGCTGCCGGCGTCACATCGCCTGATGGTCATGGCCGACCGCTTGGCCGACCGGCGGATCTGA
- the phnX gene encoding phosphonoacetaldehyde hydrolase encodes MSFVYSRRYTGTLQAVILDWAGTTVDHGCLAPAGAFMEAFRRSGVTITLEQARAPMGRAKWHHIQAITRMAPVTDAWTAVHGAAPTDADVDQLYETFLPLQVEVVERHSDVIPGAAETVAAMRARGLKIGSTTGYPRPVMEVVQRVAAAQGYEPDITVCAGETPTGRPGPAMALRCVVELSVSPVEACVKIGDTIVDVEEGLNAGMWTIAVADTGNEVGLPLADWQALSPERRDALHAIASDRLARAGAHYIVRSLAEALPLLDAIEARLARGEKP; translated from the coding sequence ATGAGCTTCGTCTATTCGCGCCGCTACACCGGGACGCTCCAGGCGGTCATCCTCGACTGGGCCGGAACCACGGTGGACCATGGCTGCCTCGCCCCGGCCGGCGCCTTCATGGAGGCCTTCCGCCGTTCCGGCGTCACCATCACGCTGGAGCAGGCCCGTGCCCCCATGGGGAGGGCCAAATGGCATCACATCCAGGCGATCACCCGCATGGCGCCGGTGACCGACGCCTGGACCGCCGTCCATGGCGCCGCCCCGACCGACGCCGATGTCGACCAGCTTTATGAAACCTTCCTGCCACTACAGGTTGAGGTGGTGGAGCGGCATTCCGATGTGATTCCCGGTGCGGCGGAGACGGTTGCCGCCATGCGGGCGCGCGGGCTGAAGATCGGCTCGACCACCGGCTACCCCCGCCCGGTGATGGAGGTGGTACAGCGCGTGGCGGCGGCGCAGGGATATGAACCCGACATCACCGTCTGCGCCGGGGAGACGCCGACCGGCCGGCCCGGTCCGGCGATGGCTTTGCGCTGCGTGGTCGAACTGTCAGTCTCGCCGGTGGAAGCCTGCGTGAAGATCGGCGACACCATCGTCGATGTCGAAGAGGGGCTGAATGCCGGCATGTGGACCATCGCGGTCGCCGACACCGGCAACGAGGTCGGCCTGCCGCTTGCCGACTGGCAGGCCCTGTCGCCCGAACGGCGCGATGCGCTGCATGCCATCGCATCCGATCGGCTGGCTCGGGCCGGCGCCCATTACATTGTCCGGTCGCTGGCCGAGGCGTTGCCGCTGCTCGACGCCATCGAGGCCCGGCTGGCACGCGGCGAGAAGCCGTGA
- a CDS encoding DUF3325 domain-containing protein, which yields MPDVLSFPAIFGLCYLAFGVLALTVERHWRDLVGSPRVLPRRTVRRLRCAAALCMAAALSAAVHWDGAGFGILLWVLALTAGALAVSATVTWLCRPARGRTR from the coding sequence ATGCCTGACGTCCTGTCCTTCCCCGCGATCTTCGGCCTCTGCTACCTCGCCTTCGGGGTGCTTGCCCTGACGGTGGAGCGGCATTGGCGCGATCTGGTCGGTTCCCCGCGGGTCCTGCCGCGGCGGACGGTTCGTCGCCTGCGCTGTGCCGCGGCGCTGTGCATGGCGGCGGCCCTGTCTGCCGCGGTGCACTGGGACGGCGCCGGCTTCGGCATCCTGCTCTGGGTGCTGGCGCTGACCGCGGGTGCGCTCGCCGTCAGCGCCACGGTCACATGGCTGTGCAGGCCGGCACGCGGCCGGACGCGGTGA
- a CDS encoding uridylate kinase: protein MTANASPEDGSPDAAARPWVIKIGGSLSDWHRLGTWLDLIARPGHLHPLVIVPGGGPFADAVRDAQDNWRFDDRLAHRMALLAMEQFGLMLHGICPALQTAATHERLRSLIRARMPAVWLPSAMVLDRPEIAESWDVTSDSLAAWLAVELDAAALVLVKSGPCPCAATDAASLARDGLVDAAFPHWRARFSGESWCIHRDNHSLMEEALAGRANPGCGLLRNPEAELLPGLRV, encoded by the coding sequence ATGACGGCCAACGCATCGCCAGAAGACGGATCGCCAGACGCCGCGGCGCGGCCCTGGGTGATCAAGATCGGCGGCAGCCTGTCGGACTGGCACCGGCTGGGAACCTGGTTGGACCTGATCGCCCGTCCCGGCCATCTCCACCCTCTGGTCATCGTGCCGGGTGGCGGCCCGTTCGCCGATGCCGTCCGCGATGCCCAGGACAATTGGCGCTTCGACGACCGCCTCGCCCATCGCATGGCCCTGCTGGCGATGGAACAGTTCGGGCTGATGCTGCACGGCATCTGCCCGGCGCTGCAGACGGCGGCGACGCACGAGCGGCTGCGGTCGCTGATCCGGGCACGGATGCCGGCGGTGTGGCTGCCGTCCGCCATGGTGCTGGACCGGCCGGAGATCGCCGAAAGCTGGGACGTCACCTCCGACAGTCTCGCGGCATGGCTGGCGGTGGAGCTGGACGCGGCGGCGCTGGTGCTGGTCAAGTCGGGCCCCTGCCCCTGCGCGGCGACCGATGCGGCGTCGCTGGCGCGCGACGGGCTGGTCGACGCGGCCTTTCCGCACTGGCGCGCGCGCTTTTCCGGCGAGAGCTGGTGCATCCATCGCGACAACCACAGCCTGATGGAAGAGGCGCTTGCCGGCCGCGCGAATCCCGGCTGCGGCCTGCTGCGCAACCCCGAGGCGGAACTTCTGCCGGGCCTGCGGGTATGA
- a CDS encoding 2-aminoethylphosphonate--pyruvate transaminase produces MSDTVPYLLTPGPLTTSATVKQAMLRDWGSRDSRFIGLNAAIRDRLVRLAGGSADSHVAVPVQGSGTFAVEAMIGTLVPRAGRLLVLVNGAYGTRMVRIAQVAGRPVTALETAEDLPVSPAALAEALDADPAITHVAIVHCETTSGILNPIEAVAEVTRSRGRALLIDAMSAFGALSLDMAALGAVAVAASSNKCLEGVPGMGFVIARRDALEAAKGNAHSLSLDLHDQWRGFEANAQWRFTPPTHVVAAFAQALDEHEAEGGVPGRGARYRANAAILIEGMRALGFETLLPDHLQAPIIVTFRMPADPAFVFADFYDRLRERGFVIYPGKLTVADSFRIGCIGRLGTEEMTAALAAIRATLSEMGVASGTP; encoded by the coding sequence ATGTCCGACACTGTGCCCTATCTGCTGACTCCGGGTCCGCTGACCACCTCCGCCACCGTCAAGCAGGCGATGCTGCGCGACTGGGGCTCGCGTGACAGCCGCTTCATCGGCCTCAACGCCGCCATCCGCGATCGGCTGGTGCGTCTGGCGGGTGGCAGTGCCGACAGCCATGTCGCGGTGCCCGTCCAGGGCTCCGGCACCTTCGCGGTCGAGGCGATGATCGGCACGCTGGTGCCGCGCGCCGGCCGGCTGCTGGTGTTGGTCAACGGCGCCTACGGCACCCGCATGGTGCGGATCGCCCAGGTGGCCGGCCGACCCGTCACGGCGCTGGAGACGGCGGAGGACCTGCCGGTGTCGCCCGCCGCGCTGGCCGAGGCGCTGGATGCCGATCCGGCGATCACCCATGTTGCCATCGTCCACTGCGAAACCACCTCCGGCATCCTCAACCCGATCGAGGCGGTGGCCGAAGTCACCCGGTCCCGCGGGCGCGCTCTGCTGATCGACGCCATGAGCGCTTTCGGCGCGCTTTCCCTGGACATGGCGGCGCTGGGCGCCGTCGCGGTCGCAGCATCCTCCAACAAATGCCTGGAGGGGGTGCCGGGCATGGGCTTCGTCATCGCCCGCCGCGACGCGCTGGAGGCTGCCAAGGGCAATGCCCATTCCCTGTCGCTCGACCTGCACGACCAGTGGCGCGGCTTCGAGGCGAACGCGCAGTGGCGCTTCACCCCGCCCACCCATGTGGTCGCCGCCTTCGCCCAGGCGCTGGACGAGCATGAGGCGGAAGGCGGCGTCCCGGGCCGTGGCGCCCGCTACCGCGCCAACGCCGCCATCCTGATCGAGGGCATGCGGGCACTGGGATTCGAAACCCTTCTGCCGGACCACCTCCAGGCTCCGATCATCGTCACCTTCCGCATGCCGGCCGATCCGGCCTTCGTCTTCGCCGACTTCTACGACCGGCTGCGCGAGCGCGGCTTTGTCATCTATCCCGGCAAGCTGACGGTGGCCGACAGCTTCCGCATCGGCTGCATCGGCCGGCTTGGGACGGAAGAGATGACCGCCGCCCTCGCCGCCATCCGCGCCACCCTGTCGGAGATGGGCGTCGCTTCCGGCACTCCCTGA
- a CDS encoding IS1595 family transposase, with translation MIVASSKGISAVKLSEMLGVSYETAWHLGHRIRAMMAEDSPLLSNVVEIDEMYAGAPPRKRAKPEREDDDPPPPNPKGRGTKRPLVLVAAERGGDVVAKVIPTHGKEAIASALDGVLDPEATVMTDGLPAYKHIGKRQTHLAVNHSDREYARTDEATGLRVHVNRVESFNNFMRRAVVGVWHQISTKHLGRYAGEAAFRWNRKADACLERMALLVRNGVGRTLPYGFLTGAA, from the coding sequence CTGATCGTCGCCTCGTCCAAGGGCATCTCCGCCGTGAAACTGTCGGAGATGCTGGGCGTCTCCTACGAGACGGCGTGGCACCTCGGTCACCGCATCCGCGCCATGATGGCCGAGGACAGCCCGCTGCTGTCCAACGTCGTCGAGATCGACGAGATGTACGCCGGAGCGCCGCCACGCAAGCGCGCCAAGCCGGAACGCGAAGACGACGACCCGCCCCCGCCCAATCCGAAGGGACGTGGCACCAAGCGCCCGCTGGTGCTGGTCGCCGCCGAACGCGGTGGCGACGTGGTGGCGAAGGTCATTCCGACCCACGGCAAGGAAGCCATCGCTTCGGCGCTCGACGGCGTGCTCGATCCCGAGGCCACGGTAATGACCGACGGCCTCCCGGCCTACAAGCACATCGGCAAGCGGCAGACGCACCTCGCGGTCAATCACTCCGACCGCGAGTACGCCCGCACCGACGAGGCAACCGGCCTGCGCGTCCACGTCAATCGTGTCGAGAGTTTCAACAACTTCATGCGCCGCGCGGTCGTCGGCGTCTGGCACCAGATCAGCACGAAGCACCTCGGGCGCTACGCGGGCGAGGCGGCGTTCCGCTGGAACCGCAAGGCCGACGCCTGCCTGGAGCGCATGGCGCTGCTGGTCCGCAACGGTGTCGGGCGCACGCTGCCCTACGGCTTCCTCACGGGAGCCGCCTGA
- a CDS encoding aspartate aminotransferase family protein, with product MQADRSEGDINLGPRRERWMADALGPRSRALVERDAAAFLRQSLSTPCLSAIRKAEGIWIEDMDGRRFMDFHGNSVHHVGYAHPRLVAALKTQMDELSFAPRRFACEPAAELAERLAAVAPTGPGSRVLFAPGGSEGIEIALKLARVATGRFKTVSFWDAFHGAGFGASGVGGEALFRSHGIGPLLPGTEHVAPFACARCPYGFDPAPGGGPDLGVCRMTCARMLRYVLEKEGDVAAVVAEPVRAVPYVPPPGFWAEVRRACDATGALLIFDEIPTGLGKTGSLFSHEPFGARPDILVLGKALGGAMLPLAAVIARPGLDVAADRALGHYTHEKNPLLARTGLTTLDIIRDEGLAERAANLGAFALDRLHELTAALPGIADIRGAGLLIGVELADHDGRSAADRAEATFYVALAAGVSLKISQGTVLTLSPPLTIAKAELEQALAVVAQAISTAGVFTS from the coding sequence ATGCAGGCCGACCGTTCCGAAGGCGACATCAACCTCGGGCCGCGGCGCGAACGCTGGATGGCGGACGCCCTCGGCCCCCGCTCCCGCGCACTGGTGGAGCGCGATGCCGCCGCCTTCCTGAGACAGTCCCTGTCCACCCCCTGCCTGTCAGCGATCCGCAAGGCCGAGGGCATCTGGATCGAGGACATGGACGGCCGCCGCTTCATGGATTTCCACGGCAACAGCGTCCATCACGTCGGCTACGCCCACCCCCGACTGGTGGCCGCGCTCAAGACGCAGATGGACGAGCTTAGCTTCGCTCCGCGCCGTTTCGCCTGTGAACCGGCGGCCGAGTTGGCGGAACGCCTGGCGGCAGTCGCCCCGACCGGCCCCGGCAGCCGCGTGCTGTTCGCGCCGGGAGGGTCTGAAGGGATCGAGATCGCGCTGAAACTGGCCCGCGTCGCCACCGGCCGCTTCAAGACCGTCTCCTTCTGGGACGCCTTCCACGGCGCCGGCTTCGGTGCATCCGGCGTCGGCGGCGAGGCGCTGTTCCGCTCCCATGGAATAGGACCGCTGCTGCCGGGGACCGAGCATGTGGCACCCTTCGCCTGCGCCCGCTGTCCCTACGGCTTCGACCCGGCGCCCGGCGGAGGCCCGGACCTTGGCGTCTGCCGGATGACCTGTGCGCGGATGCTGCGCTATGTGCTGGAAAAGGAGGGCGACGTCGCCGCCGTGGTGGCGGAGCCGGTGCGCGCCGTGCCCTATGTGCCGCCGCCGGGATTCTGGGCGGAGGTGCGGCGAGCCTGCGATGCGACCGGCGCCCTCTTGATCTTCGACGAAATCCCGACCGGCCTCGGCAAGACCGGCAGCCTGTTCAGCCACGAGCCGTTCGGCGCGCGGCCGGACATCCTCGTGCTGGGCAAGGCGCTGGGCGGCGCCATGCTGCCGCTGGCTGCGGTGATCGCCCGCCCCGGGCTGGACGTGGCCGCCGACCGGGCGCTCGGCCACTACACCCACGAAAAGAATCCGCTGCTCGCCCGCACCGGCCTGACCACCCTGGACATCATCCGGGACGAGGGGCTGGCGGAGCGCGCCGCAAACCTTGGTGCCTTCGCGCTGGATCGTCTGCACGAGTTGACCGCAGCGCTGCCCGGCATCGCCGACATCCGCGGAGCCGGGCTGCTGATCGGGGTGGAACTGGCCGACCATGACGGCCGCAGCGCGGCTGACCGGGCGGAGGCGACCTTCTACGTGGCGCTCGCGGCCGGTGTCAGCCTGAAGATCTCGCAGGGTACCGTGCTGACGCTGTCCCCACCGCTGACCATTGCCAAGGCCGAGCTAGAGCAGGCATTGGCGGTTGTCGCCCAGGCGATTTCCACAGCGGGGGTCTTCACTTCCTGA
- a CDS encoding zinc ribbon domain-containing protein encodes MARAKPEHPPVHRTDLLPSNLTVGKEMAVLALLRAYRRGAVLLGREQWRLFFETGRFDKNHDVDKVTFAAVIGAANRLQMARWQVVGQLQGWISNRANEFRDTVNRSTLPPATKHMLHTINVLGAWFRRGDVVMKDCGEVVPDAVRRLARTIMRHCMGQHRRPNLSRISMRLDHRAGSIARAVKATQSGAVGWWVGLSTLEKGRKIAVPLLTYDYHDERPGRVTNGIQVNKRDGRLTFGVVTDMGEVCAKSRADYQGHGVLALDFGLSTLFATSEGQLLGQGWLKRLKRYDVLISMIAASQPRAGRKPRDSKRYRALVEDVRGFLRTEVGRVLDRLVEQGKPRELVLERLDFRHSDLSKRLNAILRNCGRLIIQDKLHDLEERFGITSTEVNAAYTSQTCSCCGYVDKRNRRDQKTFVCLWCGHRMHADLNAAANIEARRVRPNAWLFQGKAAVLAELVRGFGERRVRATGPCRSGSRGAPADPRLTNPYFGASRWPW; translated from the coding sequence ATGGCTCGCGCGAAGCCCGAGCACCCGCCGGTCCACCGCACCGACCTGTTGCCGTCCAACCTAACGGTTGGCAAGGAAATGGCGGTGCTGGCGCTGCTGCGGGCCTACCGCCGGGGCGCGGTCCTGCTGGGGCGCGAGCAGTGGCGGCTGTTCTTCGAGACGGGCAGGTTCGACAAGAACCACGACGTGGACAAGGTGACCTTCGCCGCCGTCATCGGCGCGGCCAACCGCCTCCAGATGGCGCGCTGGCAGGTCGTCGGGCAACTCCAGGGCTGGATCAGCAACCGCGCCAACGAGTTCCGCGACACAGTGAACCGCAGCACGCTGCCGCCTGCCACCAAGCACATGCTGCACACAATCAACGTCCTGGGCGCGTGGTTCCGGCGCGGCGACGTGGTGATGAAGGACTGCGGCGAGGTCGTCCCCGACGCTGTCCGGCGGCTGGCGCGGACCATCATGCGGCACTGCATGGGCCAGCACCGCCGCCCGAACCTGTCGCGCATCTCCATGCGCCTCGACCACCGTGCGGGCAGCATCGCCCGGGCCGTCAAGGCGACGCAAAGCGGCGCGGTGGGCTGGTGGGTGGGGCTCTCCACGCTGGAGAAGGGCCGGAAGATCGCCGTCCCGCTGCTGACCTACGACTACCACGACGAGCGTCCGGGGCGTGTCACCAACGGCATCCAAGTGAACAAGCGTGACGGTCGGCTGACCTTCGGCGTCGTCACCGACATGGGCGAGGTCTGCGCCAAGAGCCGCGCCGACTACCAGGGCCATGGTGTGCTGGCGCTGGACTTCGGGCTGTCCACGCTGTTCGCCACCTCGGAAGGGCAGTTGCTCGGCCAGGGCTGGCTGAAGCGGCTGAAGCGGTACGACGTGTTGATCTCGATGATCGCCGCCAGCCAGCCGCGTGCCGGGCGCAAGCCGCGCGACAGCAAACGCTACCGGGCGCTGGTTGAGGACGTGCGCGGCTTCCTGCGCACGGAGGTCGGGCGCGTGCTGGATCGGCTCGTAGAGCAGGGCAAGCCTCGGGAACTTGTGTTGGAGCGGCTGGATTTCCGCCACTCCGATCTGTCGAAACGACTGAACGCGATCCTGCGCAACTGCGGGCGTTTGATCATCCAGGACAAGTTGCACGACCTGGAGGAGCGGTTTGGGATCACGTCCACCGAGGTGAACGCGGCGTACACGAGCCAGACCTGCTCGTGCTGCGGTTACGTGGACAAGCGGAACCGCCGCGACCAGAAGACCTTCGTGTGTCTCTGGTGCGGCCACAGAATGCACGCCGACCTCAATGCGGCGGCCAACATCGAAGCGCGCCGTGTGCGCCCCAATGCTTGGCTGTTCCAGGGGAAGGCTGCGGTCCTTGCCGAACTCGTGCGCGGGTTCGGGGAGCGACGGGTACGGGCCACCGGTCCGTGCCGATCCGGGAGCCGGGGTGCCCCCGCCGACCCGCGTCTGACGAACCCCTATTTTGGGGCAAGCCGTTGGCCGTGGTGA